One genomic segment of Desmodus rotundus isolate HL8 chromosome 5, HLdesRot8A.1, whole genome shotgun sequence includes these proteins:
- the POU3F3 gene encoding POU domain, class 3, transcription factor 3 has protein sequence MATAASNPYLPGNSLLAAGSIVHTDAAGAGGGGGGGGGGGGTGGGGGGLQPGSAAVTSGAYRGDPSSVKMVQSDFMQGAMAASNGGHMLSHAHQWVTALPHAAAAAAAAAAAAVEASSPWSGSAVGMAGSPQQPPPPQGPDVKGGAGREDLHAGTALHHRGPPHLGPPPPPPHQGHPGGWGAAAAAAAAAAAAAAAHLPSMAGSQQPPPQGLLYSQPGGFTVNGMLSAPPGPGGGSAGGGAQSLVHPGLVRGDTPELAEHHHHHHHHPHPPHPHHAQGPPHHTGGGAGPGLNSHDPHSDEDTPTSDDLEQFAKQFKQRRIKLGFTQADVGLALGTLYGNVFSQTTICRFEALQLSFKNMCKLKPLLNKWLEEADSSTGSPTSIDKIAAQGRKRKKRTSIEVSVKGALESHFLKCPKPSAQEITNLADSLQLEKEVVRVWFCNRRQKEKRMTPPGIQQQTPDDVYSQVGTVSADTPPPHHGLQTSVQ, from the coding sequence ATGGCCACGGCGGCTTCTAACCCCTACCTGCCGGGGAACAGCCTGCTGGCGGCCGGCTCCATTGTACACACGGATGCGGCGGGGGCCGgcggcggtgggggcgggggcggcgggggcggcggcaCGGGCGGCGGAGGGGGCGGCCTCCAGCCCGGCAGTGCCGCTGTGACCTCCGGCGCCTACCGAGGGGACCCGTCCTCAGTCAAGATGGTCCAGAGCGACTTCATGCAGGGGGCCATGGCCGCCAGCAACGGCGGCCATATGCTCAGCCACGCGCACCAGTGGGTCACGGCCCTGCCccacgccgccgccgccgcagccgccgctgccgccgccgcggTAGAGGCGAGCTCGCCGTGGTCCGGCAGCGCCGTGGGCATGGCCGGCAGTCCccagcagccgccgccgccgcagggCCCCGACGTGAAGGGAGGCGCGGGGCGCGAGGACCTGCACGCCGGCACCGCGCTGCACCACCGCGGGCCGCCACACCTCGGGcccccaccgccgccgccgcaccagggccaccctggggggtggggggctgccgcTGCAGCAGCAGCCGCTGCTGCGGCTGCCGCAGCCGCGCACCTCCCGTCCATGGCGGGGAGCCAGCAGCCGCCGCCGCAGGGCCTACTGTACTCGCAGCCCGGGGGCTTCACGGTGAACGGCATGCTGAGCGCACCCCCTGGGCCTGGCGGTGGCAGCGCGGGTGGCGGGGCGCAGAGCCTGGTGCACCCAGGGCTGGTGCGCGGGGACACGCCCGAGCTGGCggaacaccaccaccaccaccaccaccacccgcaCCCGCCTCACCCGCACCACGCGCAGGGCCCTCCACACCACACTGGTGGCGGCGCTGGGCCAGGACTCAACAGCCACGACCCGCATTCTGACGAGGATACGCCAACATCGGACGATTTGGAGCAGTTCGCCAAGCAGTTCAAGCAGCGGCGCATCAAGCTGGGCTTCACACAGGCCGACGTAGGGTTGGCGCTGGGCACGCTGTACGGCAACGTGTTCTCGCAGACCACCATCTGCCGCTTCGAGGCCCTGCAGCTGAGTTTCAAGAACATGTGCAAGCTCAAGCCTCTGCTGAACAAGTGGCTGGAGGAGGCGGACTCGAGCACCGGCAGCCCAACCAGCATCGACAAGATCGCAGCGCAGGGCCGCAAGCGCAAGAAGCGGACCTCCATCGAGGTGAGCGTCAAGGGCGCGCTTGAGAGCCACTTCCTCAAGTGCCCCAAGCCCTCGGCGCAGGAGATCACCAACCTGGCCGACAGCCTGCAGCTCGAGAAGGAGGTCGTACGGGTTTGGTTCTGCAACCGACGCCAAAAGGAGAAGCGCATGACGCCACCCGGGATTCAACAGCAGACTCCCGACGACGTCTACTCGCAAGTGGGCACTGTGAGCgccgacacgccgccgccacaCCACGGACTGCAGACGAGCGTGCAGTGA